The following are from one region of the Lacinutrix sp. Bg11-31 genome:
- a CDS encoding M28 family metallopeptidase, with protein sequence MKSLLIVSVFAIVGSCAETKYSTKIENLENSVKIQDSELILEYSNSITATDLKSRLAIFASEEFQGRGTGEEGQKKAADYLRTFYKTKGIAPAINDSTYYQTIPADFLPKDIGASENVLAYIKGSEKPEEVLIISGHLDHLGIEDDAIHFGADDNGSGSMAITEIAEAFKLAEQQGHSPKRSVLFLHLTAEEIGLQGSKFYVENPIFELNKTIANLNIDMIGRVDNRHENNPNYIYIIGADRISKELQYTSTKANETFTNLELDYKYNAENDRNRYYYRSDHYNFAKQNIPVIFYFNGEHPDYHKPTDTPDKIDYPLLAKRTKLIFATAWQLANRTQFLTHNEDI encoded by the coding sequence ATGAAATCTTTACTTATAGTTTCTGTGTTTGCAATCGTTGGTTCATGCGCAGAAACTAAATATAGCACTAAAATTGAAAATTTAGAAAATAGTGTTAAAATACAAGACAGTGAACTTATTCTAGAATATTCAAATTCTATAACTGCTACCGATTTAAAAAGTAGATTAGCCATATTTGCTTCAGAAGAATTTCAAGGTCGTGGCACTGGAGAAGAAGGACAAAAAAAAGCAGCAGATTATCTAAGAACCTTTTATAAGACCAAAGGTATTGCTCCTGCTATTAACGATTCTACTTACTATCAAACCATTCCTGCAGACTTTTTACCAAAAGATATTGGTGCTTCAGAAAACGTTTTAGCCTATATTAAAGGAAGCGAAAAACCCGAAGAAGTATTAATCATTTCTGGACATTTAGATCATTTAGGTATCGAAGATGATGCTATTCATTTTGGAGCAGACGATAATGGATCTGGTTCCATGGCAATTACTGAAATTGCTGAAGCCTTTAAACTTGCAGAACAACAAGGCCATTCGCCTAAAAGAAGCGTTTTATTTTTACATCTTACAGCCGAAGAAATAGGATTACAAGGTTCTAAATTTTATGTAGAAAATCCAATTTTCGAATTAAACAAAACCATTGCAAACCTAAATATAGATATGATTGGTCGTGTGGATAACAGGCACGAAAACAACCCAAATTACATCTATATTATTGGTGCAGATAGAATTAGTAAAGAGTTACAATATACTTCAACAAAAGCAAATGAAACCTTTACCAATCTAGAGCTAGATTATAAATACAACGCAGAAAACGATAGAAATCGTTACTACTATAGAAGTGACCATTACAACTTTGCAAAGCAAAATATACCTGTAATTTTTTACTTTAATGGAGAGCATCCAGATTACCACAAGCCTACAGACACTCCAGACAAAATAGACTACCCATTATTAGCCAAACGCACAAAATTAATCTTTGCAACGGCTTGGCAATTGGCAAATAGAACTCAGTTTTTAACTCATAATGAAGATATCTAA
- a CDS encoding DUF2452 domain-containing protein → MSDAKKPDNVVFNKEKQQYDAALKPYGTNVGAPAIKVTENITWKNKNVNKANKQLKAKYLELKAEYDKMIEELEYNNLVYNAKFSFQPDLGEVYHLYKDKKGQPFLSIIAPNECNFDFVGSFYLTSEHMWKKVDETTSNKLQ, encoded by the coding sequence ATGTCTGACGCAAAAAAACCAGATAACGTTGTATTTAATAAAGAAAAACAGCAATACGATGCTGCTTTAAAACCTTATGGAACTAATGTTGGAGCTCCTGCTATTAAAGTAACAGAAAATATTACTTGGAAAAACAAAAACGTTAACAAAGCCAACAAACAACTTAAAGCTAAATATTTGGAGCTTAAAGCTGAGTACGATAAAATGATTGAAGAACTGGAATACAACAACTTGGTATATAATGCTAAGTTTAGTTTTCAGCCAGATCTTGGAGAGGTTTATCATTTATACAAAGACAAAAAAGGACAACCGTTTTTATCTATTATCGCGCCTAACGAATGTAATTTCGATTTTGTGGGTAGCTTCTATTTAACATCAGAACACATGTGGAAGAAAGTAGATGAAACAACATCGAACAAACTACAATAA
- a CDS encoding CcoQ/FixQ family Cbb3-type cytochrome c oxidase assembly chaperone, producing the protein MLKFIKGNLEQIEGVEIYPIISLLIFFFFFAGLFFWVFTAKKAHITKVSNIPLEDNTINTNNE; encoded by the coding sequence ATGTTAAAATTTATAAAAGGAAATTTAGAACAAATAGAAGGCGTAGAAATATATCCAATTATATCTCTTTTAATATTCTTCTTCTTTTTTGCAGGTTTATTTTTTTGGGTTTTTACTGCAAAAAAAGCACATATAACAAAGGTTAGCAATATACCTTTAGAAGACAATACTATTAATACCAATAACGAGTAA
- a CDS encoding cbb3-type cytochrome c oxidase N-terminal domain-containing protein — protein sequence MRSTASLLRLLFFFILAIILMEWVYTGDEWAMFSQPIFWAIIGTAMFFAMAFEICVEALRYVLFKTLNQEQQASYLAKEALRKENQFKWIQEVYTKSLGSKAIEQEHEIILDHDYDGIKELDNDLPPWWKYLFYFTIIFAVVYWVRFEVVGDYNQDQEYEMNVAQAKIDIAEWKKTAKDLVDVNSVVLLTEASDLKAGQNIFGTNCIACHKADGGGGIGPNLTDKHWILGGGIKDVFKTISEGGRAGKGMISWKSDLKPAEMAQVASYVLSFQGTTPAEPKAPEGDIWNDPNAPAETIETITTDSTSVNTIEIK from the coding sequence ATGAGAAGTACAGCATCATTATTAAGACTCTTATTCTTTTTTATACTAGCTATAATATTAATGGAATGGGTTTACACAGGAGACGAATGGGCAATGTTTAGCCAACCCATATTTTGGGCAATTATAGGTACAGCAATGTTTTTTGCTATGGCTTTTGAAATTTGTGTAGAAGCCTTAAGATATGTTTTGTTTAAAACATTAAACCAAGAGCAACAAGCAAGTTATTTAGCTAAAGAAGCATTAAGAAAAGAGAACCAATTTAAATGGATACAAGAAGTCTACACAAAATCTTTAGGTTCTAAAGCTATTGAACAAGAACACGAAATTATCTTAGACCATGATTACGATGGTATTAAAGAATTAGATAACGATTTACCACCTTGGTGGAAATACTTATTCTACTTCACTATTATTTTTGCTGTTGTGTATTGGGTTCGTTTTGAAGTTGTAGGCGATTACAACCAAGATCAAGAATATGAAATGAATGTAGCCCAAGCTAAAATTGATATTGCAGAATGGAAAAAAACAGCTAAAGATTTAGTAGATGTTAATTCTGTAGTATTACTTACAGAAGCGTCAGACTTAAAAGCTGGACAAAATATTTTTGGTACAAATTGTATCGCTTGTCATAAAGCAGATGGAGGTGGTGGAATTGGACCAAACCTTACAGATAAACACTGGATTTTAGGTGGTGGCATTAAAGATGTATTTAAAACTATTTCTGAAGGTGGACGTGCTGGAAAAGGAATGATTTCTTGGAAATCGGACTTAAAACCAGCAGAAATGGCGCAAGTAGCAAGTTATGTATTGTCTTTTCAAGGTACAACACCTGCAGAGCCTAAAGCTCCTGAAGGCGATATTTGGAACGATCCAAATGCTCCTGCAGAAACTATAGAAACTATAACTACAGATTCTACTTCGGTAAATACTATTGAAATTAAATAA
- a CDS encoding DUF3108 domain-containing protein — protein sequence MKHYFLFLALSLSLFTSAQNNAFLGGENLTFTAGYNMSGLMTDFAEVTMATSNVNTKSGTLLRLKCKATTYTKWDNFFKIRDLYESYVNPRTLTPYLYKRDINEGGHYTFVKYNFNHKSRSVKSLIRKKSKNFTSGFWDRKTNVKINGNTKDIVTTIYHLRTLDIKKASIGDSDTFTVLFDNEQTKFRFTYVAKETINTAIGKKECYKLRINLDNNDALKGNSNFLWLTADENKVPVYAKFKVAIGSGELKIKSATGLKN from the coding sequence ATGAAACATTATTTTTTATTCTTAGCACTTAGTTTGTCTTTATTTACAAGCGCTCAAAACAATGCCTTTTTAGGTGGAGAAAACCTAACCTTTACTGCTGGGTACAACATGTCTGGCTTAATGACGGATTTTGCAGAAGTAACTATGGCAACCAGTAATGTAAACACCAAAAGTGGTACATTATTACGTTTAAAGTGTAAAGCAACAACCTATACTAAATGGGATAACTTCTTTAAAATTAGAGACCTTTACGAAAGTTATGTAAACCCAAGAACATTAACACCTTATTTATATAAGCGAGATATTAATGAAGGTGGACATTATACATTTGTTAAGTACAACTTTAACCACAAATCAAGATCTGTAAAAAGTTTAATTAGAAAAAAAAGTAAAAACTTCACATCTGGTTTTTGGGATAGAAAAACAAACGTTAAAATTAATGGAAATACTAAAGATATAGTAACAACTATTTACCATTTAAGAACTTTAGACATAAAAAAAGCCAGCATTGGAGACAGTGATACATTTACTGTTTTGTTCGATAATGAGCAAACTAAATTTAGATTTACTTACGTTGCAAAAGAAACTATTAATACAGCAATAGGTAAAAAAGAATGTTATAAATTACGTATTAACCTAGACAATAACGATGCTTTAAAAGGAAACAGCAACTTTTTATGGTTAACAGCAGACGAAAATAAAGTTCCAGTATATGCAAAGTTTAAAGTTGCTATAGGTAGTGGAGAATTAAAAATTAAAAGTGCAACTGGTTTAAAAAATTAA
- a CDS encoding sulfite exporter TauE/SafE family protein: MLISAIIFGLLGSFHCVGMCGPIAFLLPLDRENKTKRILQLLSYHAGRILTYSVLGLIFGAVGKSLNLFGLQQQLSIGIGVLMIVTILIPTKLFNSYNFSKPIYRLVGKVKSKMGANLKKKKPSTFFTIGYLNGLLPCGLVYMAIFGALATGSYWEGSLYMALFGLGTVPLMTTAIYLGNFLTKTVKQRVLKLIPAFVVVVGLLFIIRGLGLGIPYLSPSNMVTVEQVDSQYNCH, translated from the coding sequence ATGTTAATTTCGGCAATTATATTTGGTTTATTAGGAAGTTTCCACTGTGTTGGCATGTGTGGCCCTATTGCCTTTTTATTGCCTTTAGATCGTGAAAACAAAACCAAACGCATTCTACAATTATTAAGCTATCATGCTGGGCGTATTTTAACGTATAGCGTTTTAGGTCTTATTTTTGGTGCTGTTGGTAAAAGCTTAAATCTATTTGGTTTACAGCAACAACTCTCTATTGGTATTGGTGTTTTAATGATTGTTACTATATTAATACCTACCAAATTATTTAACAGCTATAACTTCTCTAAACCTATTTACAGACTTGTTGGTAAAGTGAAAAGTAAAATGGGAGCTAATTTAAAGAAAAAGAAACCCAGTACTTTTTTTACTATTGGTTATCTTAATGGTTTATTGCCTTGCGGACTTGTTTACATGGCTATTTTTGGTGCTTTAGCAACTGGAAGTTATTGGGAAGGCAGTTTGTACATGGCCTTATTTGGTTTAGGAACTGTACCACTTATGACGACTGCTATTTACCTTGGTAATTTTCTTACTAAAACAGTAAAACAACGTGTTTTAAAACTAATTCCGGCCTTTGTGGTAGTTGTTGGTTTGCTATTTATTATTCGCGGTTTGGGCTTAGGGATTCCTTATTTATCGCCTTCTAACATGGTTACTGTAGAGCAGGTAGATTCTCAATATAATTGTCATTAA
- a CDS encoding 3'-5' exonuclease, whose protein sequence is MQYTIIDVETSGRTNRITEISVFKYDGNVIVDEFTSLVNPNCYIPDHITALTGIDNNTVKDAPEFHEVAQQVLDITEGTTFVAHNVNFDYNVIRNEFKSLNIDFTRKKLCTIRLSRKLLPGHKSYSLGKLCKDLDININGRHRARGDAEATVILFQILQRQDNAETVFSEFLNKKSKEATLPPNLPKEVFNALPNATGIYKLKNKKGEIIYVGKSKDIKKRVLSHFHSKTKKALDMVRETADIDFELSGSELIALLMEDAAIKHHFPQYNKVAKRAPKGFSLFSYQDRNDIMHIAINNSKATPNPIITFYSLRDARLFLERICEQFSLCPKFCHLQEGVNECSHYVLKTCKGVCTAKEDVKGYNERVTNAICQIINDSQDVVLKEKGRHDYEEAFVIVKNGAYLGYGFIDRDEQITHEDELQHFLIKQKDNSDVQSILRAVLLNK, encoded by the coding sequence TTGCAATACACTATAATAGACGTTGAAACCTCAGGAAGAACTAACAGAATTACCGAAATTTCGGTATTTAAATACGATGGCAATGTTATTGTAGACGAATTCACCTCTTTAGTTAACCCAAACTGTTACATACCAGACCATATTACTGCATTAACAGGAATAGATAATAATACTGTAAAAGATGCTCCAGAATTTCACGAAGTTGCACAACAGGTTTTAGATATTACTGAAGGTACTACTTTTGTAGCTCACAATGTAAATTTCGATTATAACGTAATTAGAAACGAGTTTAAATCTTTAAACATAGATTTTACAAGAAAAAAACTCTGCACCATTCGCTTAAGTAGAAAGTTATTACCTGGACATAAAAGCTACAGCTTAGGCAAACTGTGCAAAGATTTAGATATAAATATAAACGGAAGACATAGAGCACGAGGAGATGCGGAAGCGACCGTAATTTTGTTTCAGATATTACAAAGACAAGATAATGCAGAGACTGTTTTTTCTGAATTCTTAAATAAAAAAAGTAAAGAAGCAACCCTACCTCCTAACCTACCTAAAGAAGTTTTTAATGCCTTACCAAATGCTACAGGTATTTATAAATTAAAAAATAAGAAAGGCGAAATTATTTATGTTGGTAAATCTAAAGACATAAAAAAGAGAGTACTCAGTCATTTCCATAGTAAAACCAAAAAGGCTTTAGATATGGTTCGTGAAACTGCAGATATCGATTTTGAGTTGTCTGGCAGTGAACTTATTGCTTTATTAATGGAAGATGCAGCTATAAAACATCACTTTCCGCAATATAATAAAGTAGCGAAACGTGCACCAAAAGGTTTTTCGCTCTTTAGTTACCAAGATAGAAACGATATCATGCATATTGCTATTAATAATAGTAAAGCAACACCAAACCCAATAATTACCTTTTATAGCTTACGAGATGCACGCTTGTTTTTAGAGCGTATTTGCGAGCAATTTAGCTTGTGTCCAAAATTTTGCCACTTACAAGAAGGTGTTAATGAGTGTTCTCATTACGTTTTAAAAACCTGTAAAGGTGTTTGTACAGCAAAAGAAGATGTAAAAGGTTATAACGAGCGTGTTACTAATGCCATTTGCCAAATTATAAACGACAGTCAAGATGTTGTTTTAAAAGAAAAAGGCAGACACGATTACGAAGAAGCATTTGTTATTGTTAAAAATGGAGCTTATTTAGGATATGGTTTTATAGATAGAGATGAACAAATTACACACGAAGACGAACTACAACATTTTTTAATAAAACAAAAAGACAATAGCGATGTGCAAAGTATTTTGCGAGCTGTACTTCTAAATAAATAA
- the ccoG gene encoding cytochrome c oxidase accessory protein CcoG, with amino-acid sequence MAEQGQDNFRDTIGTLNKEGKRAWVFPKKPDGKWYEYRKYVSYALLIFLVSAPFIKINGNQFLMFNVLERRFNIFGFPFWPQDFHLFVIMMIIGVVFVILFTVAFGRIFCGWICPQTIFLEMVFRRIEYWIDGDRGKQIRLDKMPWNAEKIKKRVLKWIIFFIISFLIANVFLAYLIGSDQLMRYMTEGPSKHVSTLISLLIFTSVFYFIFAWFREQVCIIACPYGRLQGVLLDNKSIIVAYDHKRGEKEAGRAKFKKNEDRPTTGKGDCIDCFQCVHVCPTGIDIRNGTQLECVNCTACIDACDHMMESVNLQKGLIRYTSEDEIEKEEKFKFTPRLKGYTAVLGILIAVLIGMLFLRNDVEATILRLPGQLYEHKADNIISNVYTFKLINKTVDDIENISFKLLSHKGTVKLVSHEGFKVDGQGLAEGTLFVEVNASALKEDKVRVEIGIYSGEQLIETTTTAFLGPRSYK; translated from the coding sequence ATGGCAGAACAAGGTCAAGATAATTTTAGAGACACAATAGGTACGCTTAACAAAGAAGGTAAGCGTGCTTGGGTGTTTCCAAAGAAGCCAGACGGAAAATGGTACGAGTATCGCAAATACGTTAGCTATGCATTACTTATTTTCTTGGTCTCTGCTCCTTTTATAAAAATTAATGGGAATCAGTTTTTGATGTTCAATGTATTAGAGCGTCGTTTTAATATTTTCGGATTTCCCTTTTGGCCACAAGATTTTCATTTGTTTGTAATAATGATGATTATTGGTGTGGTGTTCGTTATTCTATTTACTGTTGCATTTGGACGTATTTTTTGTGGGTGGATTTGTCCGCAAACTATTTTCCTTGAAATGGTTTTTAGACGCATAGAATATTGGATAGATGGCGATAGAGGAAAGCAAATTCGTTTAGATAAAATGCCTTGGAATGCCGAGAAAATAAAAAAGAGAGTACTTAAATGGATTATCTTTTTTATAATTTCTTTTTTAATTGCAAATGTATTTTTAGCTTACCTTATTGGTAGCGATCAACTTATGCGTTATATGACAGAAGGGCCTTCTAAACATGTAAGTACTTTAATTTCTCTACTTATTTTTACCAGCGTTTTCTACTTTATATTCGCTTGGTTTAGAGAGCAAGTATGCATTATCGCTTGTCCTTACGGACGATTACAAGGTGTGCTTTTAGATAATAAATCTATTATTGTTGCCTACGACCATAAGCGTGGAGAAAAAGAAGCAGGTCGTGCTAAATTTAAGAAAAATGAAGACAGACCAACTACAGGAAAAGGAGATTGCATAGATTGTTTTCAATGTGTACATGTTTGCCCAACTGGAATTGATATAAGAAATGGAACGCAATTAGAATGTGTTAATTGTACTGCTTGTATTGATGCTTGCGACCACATGATGGAGAGCGTAAACTTACAAAAAGGGCTTATTAGATATACAAGTGAAGATGAAATTGAGAAAGAAGAAAAGTTCAAGTTCACACCACGTTTAAAAGGTTATACTGCTGTTTTAGGAATTTTAATAGCTGTACTTATTGGAATGTTATTTTTACGTAATGATGTTGAAGCAACTATTCTTAGGCTGCCTGGACAATTATACGAACACAAAGCTGATAATATTATTAGTAATGTTTACACGTTTAAATTGATAAATAAAACGGTTGATGATATTGAGAATATATCTTTTAAACTATTATCGCATAAAGGAACTGTTAAATTAGTGTCTCACGAAGGTTTTAAAGTAGATGGCCAAGGGCTTGCAGAAGGCACTCTATTTGTTGAAGTAAATGCAAGCGCATTAAAAGAAGATAAAGTTAGAGTAGAAATTGGTATTTATAGTGGAGAGCAATTAATTGAAACCACAACAACTGCTTTTTTAGGACCAAGAAGTTATAAGTAA
- the hemN gene encoding oxygen-independent coproporphyrinogen III oxidase, which translates to MNNSLIAKYNVAGPRYTSYPTVPYWDNDLFSLKLWKASLKKSFDESNATDGVSLYIHLPFCESMCTFCGCHKRITKNHEVEVPYIESLIQEFKLYKEFLGNTPNIKELHIGGGTPTFFKPENIKTLLNSINAIGKFSTDCELSFEGHPNNTTEEHLKMFADYNFKRVSYGVQDYNLKVQKAINRIQPFENVKHVTDASRAQGFTSIGHDIIFGLPFQTVEDVENTINKTITLKPERIAFYSYAHVPWIKGNGQRGYNDQDLPTATQKRLQYEKGKEMLLEAGYFEIGMDHFSLPTDSLYKAHENQKLHRNFMGYTVTNTKVMIGLGASAISDSWYGFAQNDKGIESYKALVSQGIIPVFRGHILNDEDLIIRKHILNLMCKFETSWETEALKFNELPGVLIKLKELENDGLIEIDSKKIRVTEKGRPFVRNVCLPFDRRLQRNKPETQVFSMTI; encoded by the coding sequence ATGAATAATTCTCTAATAGCAAAATACAACGTCGCAGGACCAAGATATACTAGTTATCCAACAGTTCCATATTGGGATAATGATTTGTTTTCCTTAAAATTATGGAAAGCATCGCTTAAAAAAAGCTTTGACGAGAGTAATGCTACAGATGGTGTAAGCTTATACATTCATCTTCCATTTTGCGAGAGTATGTGTACGTTTTGTGGTTGCCATAAACGCATAACAAAAAACCATGAAGTTGAAGTGCCATATATCGAGTCTTTAATTCAAGAATTTAAACTTTACAAAGAGTTTCTTGGGAATACGCCAAATATTAAAGAGTTACATATTGGAGGAGGAACACCAACTTTTTTTAAACCAGAAAATATTAAAACACTACTAAACTCCATAAACGCTATTGGGAAGTTTAGTACGGATTGCGAGTTAAGTTTCGAAGGTCACCCAAATAACACAACAGAAGAACATTTAAAAATGTTTGCCGACTATAATTTTAAGCGTGTAAGTTATGGTGTTCAAGATTATAATTTAAAAGTACAAAAAGCAATAAATAGAATTCAGCCTTTCGAGAACGTAAAGCATGTAACAGATGCCTCAAGAGCACAAGGTTTTACATCTATTGGACATGATATTATTTTTGGTTTACCGTTTCAAACAGTAGAAGATGTTGAGAATACTATTAATAAAACAATTACTTTAAAACCAGAGCGTATTGCATTTTACAGTTATGCACATGTGCCTTGGATTAAAGGAAACGGACAACGTGGTTATAACGATCAAGATTTGCCTACTGCAACTCAAAAACGTTTACAATACGAAAAAGGTAAAGAAATGTTGCTTGAAGCTGGTTATTTTGAAATAGGTATGGATCACTTTTCTTTACCAACAGATTCTCTTTACAAAGCGCACGAAAACCAAAAACTACATCGTAATTTTATGGGCTATACTGTAACTAATACTAAAGTAATGATTGGTTTAGGCGCATCTGCAATTAGCGATAGTTGGTATGGTTTTGCACAAAACGATAAAGGCATCGAAAGTTACAAAGCGCTTGTTAGCCAAGGTATAATTCCTGTTTTTAGAGGACATATTTTAAATGATGAAGATTTAATAATACGCAAACACATACTTAACTTAATGTGTAAGTTCGAAACCTCTTGGGAAACCGAAGCATTAAAGTTTAATGAGCTTCCAGGTGTACTTATTAAATTAAAAGAACTAGAAAACGATGGTTTAATAGAAATAGATTCTAAAAAAATACGTGTTACAGAAAAAGGACGTCCGTTTGTTAGAAACGTTTGCTTACCATTCGATAGACGTTTGCAACGTAACAAACCAGAAACACAAGTATTTTCTATGACTATTTAA
- a CDS encoding FUSC family protein: MRLLFIILGLISAVFAVILAVLPLSNFAFFPAIAALIFGVLAFIKTRGTNKPKHTIQLILLLTIISLVLATYKSINATTEVGDTEQLEQRAQDSEEDAIEELNDLDISE, from the coding sequence ATGAGATTATTATTTATTATTTTAGGGCTAATAAGCGCAGTTTTTGCAGTTATTTTAGCAGTTTTACCATTATCTAATTTTGCTTTTTTTCCAGCAATAGCAGCATTAATATTTGGAGTATTAGCATTTATTAAAACGCGTGGTACAAATAAACCAAAACATACAATTCAGCTTATATTATTATTAACCATCATTTCTTTAGTATTAGCGACTTACAAATCTATTAATGCAACTACAGAAGTGGGTGATACAGAACAACTAGAACAACGTGCTCAAGACTCTGAGGAAGATGCTATTGAGGAGTTAAATGATCTTGATATTTCTGAATAA
- a CDS encoding FixH family protein, with product MKWNWGKSIVVVMAAFMCFILYFVYLMTTTESFSHDLVTEDYYAKEMLYQNEIDAETNTNNLKEKFVSKRTDNGWLLVFPKELELSKIKGKVFLYRPSNETLDFNLELNLTSSHLLIPDNKMLDGRWNITIDFMYEGTPYLYKEQITY from the coding sequence ATGAAATGGAATTGGGGAAAAAGTATAGTTGTTGTTATGGCTGCATTTATGTGCTTTATATTATATTTTGTATACCTAATGACTACTACAGAATCTTTTAGTCATGATTTAGTTACCGAAGATTATTATGCTAAGGAAATGCTCTATCAAAATGAGATTGATGCCGAAACAAACACAAATAATTTAAAAGAAAAATTTGTAAGTAAAAGAACAGATAATGGTTGGCTATTGGTGTTTCCAAAGGAGCTTGAACTATCAAAAATTAAAGGAAAAGTGTTCCTATATAGACCGTCTAACGAAACTTTAGATTTTAACCTTGAGTTAAATCTAACTTCTTCACATTTGCTCATACCTGACAATAAGATGTTAGACGGTCGTTGGAACATTACTATAGATTTTATGTACGAAGGCACACCATATTTATATAAAGAACAGATAACGTATTAA